TCCGCGCGCCTCGACGAAGTTCGCCGCGGTGCCGGCCGGATCGGCGGCCGCGTAGGTGACTCCATCGTGGACGAATGTCCCAGCCGGCGGCATCAAGGCGGCGTCGTAGCTCCAGCCGCTGCCGTCGAAGTTGCCTTCGGTGGACGCGGTTTCCGTGGCGGTGCCGTCGTGGTTGCGGTCATGGCTGAGATCGACCGCGCATTGCGCACCGGCGGACGTCGCACAGACCGTCGGTTGCCGGACTTCGACCGTCGCGGTGCGAGTGACCGTGTTCGCACCCGGGCCAGATGCCTTGACCTGCACCGAATACGTTCCGACCGGCGTGCCGCCCGGAACGGTCACCGTCACCGGCGCGGTCTTCTGCACCGGCAGCTGGAACGACCACAACAGCTGCAGCCGATCGGTCTGCACCTGCCAGCCCGCCGGGGCCGACGCGGTCACCGTCACCGGCTGCGCACCGGGGTTCTGGCCGAGCACGTCCAGGTTCAAGTGGACAGTCTGCTCGGCGGATTGCTGCGGCAGGACAACCGAACCCGGTCGCAGTGTCGCGTCGACATGCCGACGGAGGTCGCCGGTCGCCTGATTGACCGACGGCGGTTCGGTGCCCGGCCGGGTGCCCCACTGCGACGGCTGGGCGCCGACCTGGTAGGCGAGCTCGCCGCCGTGCGCGACGGCGGACCAGTCGAGCCAGGTCTGCGGGACGTCGCGGCCGTTGAGCGAAACGCTGCGCACGTAACGGTTCGTGTCGCTGACCCCGGGTGCGGTGACGGTGAGCGTGCCGCCCTGCTTGCCATCGTACTGTCCGATTCGGACGGTCGCCGACTCGAACTGCGGGCTCGACACGGCGAGGAAGTTCGAACCGCTCATCGTCGGGTAGAGGCCGAGCGACGAGAAAACGTACCAGGCGGACATCGTGCCGAGGTCGTCGTTGCCGGTCATACCGTCGGGACCGGTAGTGAACAGTGTCATCGCGGCCCGCACGACGGTCGCGGTCTTCGACGGTGCGCCGACCCAGTTGTACATGTACGGCGAAAGCAGGTCCGGCTCGTTGTTCGGGTTGTAGGTGGCCTTGGCGTAGTAGTCGTACGGGCTGGCGATCCAGTCCTTGCGCGCGGTGCCCGCCGGGTCCTTCAGCAGGTTGCCGTAGGCGAAAAACGAGTCGAGCCGGTTCTCGGTCGGCTTCTTGCCGCCCATCAACGCGGTCAGCCCGGCCGGGTCCTGCGGCACCAGCCACTGGTACTGGTACGCGCCGCCCTCGTGGAACTGGTGGTCGGCGTCGATCGGGTCGTACGGCGCGAGCCAGGTGCCGTCGGTGGTGCGCGGACGGAACTGCTTGCTCGAGGCGTCCCAGACATTGCGGTACCACTGGCCGCGGTCTGCGAACATCCGCGCATCGGCCTGGTGGCCCAGCCCCTTGGCCATCAGCGCGAGCGCGGCGTCGGCGGCGGAGTACTCCATGGTCGCCGAGGTCGGGTGCTCGCAGTCGTTGTCGCCGCCCTTGGCCGCGCAGTCCTTGCCGAGAACCAAACCGCTCGGAATGTATCCGCGCTCGTTGTAGAAGTTGACGCCAGAACGGCCGTTGTACGGCGAATCCGCCGGCGGCGTGCTGGTCGCGTTCTTCTTGAGCAGCGTGTACGCCTCGTCCTCATGTCCGGCGAGCAAGCCCTTCGACCAGGCTTCGACGAGGAACGGGGTCACCGGATCACCGGTCATGATGTTGGTTTCGCTGCCCGCCAGTGCCCATCGCGGCAGCCATCCGCCGTCGCGGCCGATCGCCAGAACGGACTGCGCGACATCCTTCGCCACCTGCGGTTCCAGCATTTCCAGCAACTGGTTCTGCGGACGGTAGGTGTCCCAGAGCGAGAAGTTCTGGTACGGCGTGTAGCCGTCCGCGCGGTGGACCTTGCCGTCGAACCCGGCGTAGTCGCCGGTGACGTCGCCAGCCAGGTTCGGGTGCAGCTGCGCGTGATACAGCGAGGTGTAGAAGGCGGTCTGCCGGTCGGCGGTGCCGCCGGCGATCTGGATCGCGCCCAGCCGGTCGGCCCATTGCCGGCGGAGGGCAGCGCGGGTGGCGTCGAAGTCGTAGCTGGTGCCGGTTTCCGCGGCGAGATTCTTCCGGGCGCCGTCGATACCGGTGTAGGAGAGGCCGACCTTGAGGACCGCGGCGTGGTTCGCGGTGGCGTCGAAGCTGACCCAGGCGCCGTTTCCGCCGGTGCCCGCGGCGTCGCGGCTGCCTTCGGTGCGGGTATTGCCGCGCCA
This sequence is a window from Amycolatopsis benzoatilytica AK 16/65. Protein-coding genes within it:
- a CDS encoding GH92 family glycosyl hydrolase, with the translated sequence MRSPSRRTVAAAAAALLATALLSAAPATAAPATAAAATPSTAAPPSDPVSLVNPFVGTQNFGNTFPGASAPFGMVQVSPDTGGQGGYDYQQNAIYGFSQTHLSGVGCGVMGELPVMPTTGPVDSTDTNAYKSAYSHDDEKAEPGYYRVGLKKYGINAELTATARTGWQRYTFPSTGQANVLFNTGQANQSVKDSEIHVVGDRTLEGRVRAGGFCAGHDEHTVYFTATFDRPFASYGTWRGNTRTEGSRDAAGTGGNGAWVSFDATANHAAVLKVGLSYTGIDGARKNLAAETGTSYDFDATRAALRRQWADRLGAIQIAGGTADRQTAFYTSLYHAQLHPNLAGDVTGDYAGFDGKVHRADGYTPYQNFSLWDTYRPQNQLLEMLEPQVAKDVAQSVLAIGRDGGWLPRWALAGSETNIMTGDPVTPFLVEAWSKGLLAGHEDEAYTLLKKNATSTPPADSPYNGRSGVNFYNERGYIPSGLVLGKDCAAKGGDNDCEHPTSATMEYSAADAALALMAKGLGHQADARMFADRGQWYRNVWDASSKQFRPRTTDGTWLAPYDPIDADHQFHEGGAYQYQWLVPQDPAGLTALMGGKKPTENRLDSFFAYGNLLKDPAGTARKDWIASPYDYYAKATYNPNNEPDLLSPYMYNWVGAPSKTATVVRAAMTLFTTGPDGMTGNDDLGTMSAWYVFSSLGLYPTMSGSNFLAVSSPQFESATVRIGQYDGKQGGTLTVTAPGVSDTNRYVRSVSLNGRDVPQTWLDWSAVAHGGELAYQVGAQPSQWGTRPGTEPPSVNQATGDLRRHVDATLRPGSVVLPQQSAEQTVHLNLDVLGQNPGAQPVTVTASAPAGWQVQTDRLQLLWSFQLPVQKTAPVTVTVPGGTPVGTYSVQVKASGPGANTVTRTATVEVRQPTVCATSAGAQCAVDLSHDRNHDGTATETASTEGNFDGSGWSYDAALMPPAGTFVHDGVTYAAADPAGTAANFVEARGQSLLLPAGKHSAIRLIGASHNGPVTAALTIHYSDGTSADLPVTFGDWAGSTPAGTSVVLDMPHRIKAGSGIDGPPVRLFGMTAAADGTKTVQSVSLPNDPRVQVYAITLD